Proteins co-encoded in one Candidatus Zixiibacteriota bacterium genomic window:
- a CDS encoding ATP-binding cassette domain-containing protein: MIDCHDVTFRYPEAVADSLRSVSFSVRSGESLVVMGSNGSGKSTLGLLIAGLLTPTSGEIRRLYGADNGGFPPVGMLFQNPDNQMVSVQVDKEIAFALENQAVPMSRMEPMVNDTLSSFGIERLARRLTSELSGGEKQRVALASLMVYRPPILVLDEPDSYLDVAGRRMLRQELERLHREQPELIEIRITQYPGVARRYSRMLLLHSGRIVDDGSPDHVLRTSGLFGNSSTAAPPTIADTKGAADARAPEARLLVRDVSFAFERKHPVLDRVSFEIFPGHITGVVGPTGSGKSTLGLLLAGVLPPDTGTVELCRADGTTATGAARAGVVAAVLQQPERQFFLPTCAEEIAFGPANKGRILDETEIDLHLNRVGLAPDRFRGRDPLTLSMGEKRRLAFAVIMALGPAFIVFDEPTAGLDPDGVERFIAIARESARRGLGVVIITHELPVIRELVDRVLMLPGDGSVEELSAEAFLADPERRAAVSSAFER, translated from the coding sequence CCGAAGCAGTTGCGGATTCGCTTCGCTCCGTCTCGTTCAGCGTTCGATCCGGCGAGTCGCTCGTCGTGATGGGCTCCAACGGCTCCGGCAAATCAACGCTTGGTTTGCTCATCGCCGGTTTGCTCACACCGACCTCCGGGGAAATCCGCCGCTTGTACGGCGCCGATAACGGCGGCTTCCCGCCCGTCGGCATGCTGTTCCAGAATCCCGACAACCAGATGGTCTCCGTGCAGGTCGACAAGGAAATTGCTTTCGCCCTGGAGAATCAGGCCGTGCCGATGAGTCGAATGGAGCCGATGGTAAACGATACGCTCAGTTCGTTTGGAATCGAGCGGCTCGCGCGGCGCCTGACTTCGGAGTTGTCCGGCGGCGAGAAACAGCGCGTGGCGCTGGCTTCGCTCATGGTCTACCGCCCGCCGATTCTCGTACTCGACGAGCCGGATTCGTATCTCGATGTTGCCGGGCGGCGCATGCTCCGACAGGAACTCGAGCGCCTGCACCGCGAACAGCCGGAGCTCATCGAGATCCGCATCACCCAGTATCCGGGAGTCGCCCGCCGTTACTCTCGCATGCTGTTGCTTCACTCCGGGAGAATCGTCGACGACGGTTCGCCGGATCACGTGTTGCGCACCTCGGGCCTCTTCGGAAATTCGTCAACGGCCGCACCCCCAACGATAGCCGACACAAAAGGCGCCGCCGATGCACGGGCTCCCGAAGCACGGCTGCTGGTGCGTGATGTCAGCTTTGCCTTTGAACGGAAGCATCCGGTACTGGACCGGGTCAGTTTTGAGATTTTTCCCGGTCATATCACAGGGGTGGTCGGTCCAACCGGCTCAGGAAAAAGCACGCTTGGCCTGCTGTTGGCCGGCGTGTTGCCCCCCGACACGGGGACTGTCGAGCTCTGCCGTGCTGATGGGACCACGGCGACCGGCGCGGCTCGTGCCGGGGTTGTGGCCGCTGTCCTGCAGCAGCCGGAGCGGCAATTCTTCCTGCCTACCTGCGCCGAGGAAATCGCCTTTGGGCCCGCGAACAAGGGCCGTATACTGGATGAAACCGAGATAGATCTACACCTCAATAGGGTTGGCCTTGCTCCCGACCGGTTTCGCGGCCGTGATCCGCTTACATTGTCGATGGGGGAAAAACGGCGTCTGGCATTCGCAGTGATTATGGCGTTGGGACCGGCTTTTATCGTTTTCGACGAACCGACGGCCGGGCTCGATCCCGATGGCGTGGAGCGCTTTATAGCTATCGCTCGCGAGTCCGCACGTCGCGGTCTTGGCGTTGTGATCATTACCCACGAGCTACCGGTCATCCGCGAACTGGTCGACCGGGTTCTGATGCTTCCGGGCGACGGCTCGGTTGAGGAACTTTCGGCCGAAGCATTTCTGGCGGATCCCGAGCGCCGGGCGGCGGTATCGAGTGCATTCGAACGTTGA
- the pyrR gene encoding bifunctional pyr operon transcriptional regulator/uracil phosphoribosyltransferase PyrR, with product MAETIDVIMDDMKMNRALTRIAHEILEHNGGAATIAVIGVLTRGAVLARRIAKAIEELEHVSVDLGFMDISLYRDDVHSKLDQPVIQRTDILFPVKDRNVILVDDVLFTGRTIRAALDQIVDFGRPRTIQLAVLVDRGHRELPIKADYVGINVPTRKTDQVVVEVSEKDGVDRVSVHPNHDGKGRRSETGGGAR from the coding sequence GTGGCTGAGACTATCGATGTCATCATGGATGACATGAAAATGAACCGGGCGCTCACCCGTATCGCCCACGAAATTCTGGAGCATAACGGCGGCGCCGCCACAATCGCCGTTATCGGCGTGCTGACCCGTGGCGCCGTTCTCGCCCGTCGCATCGCCAAAGCGATCGAGGAACTGGAACACGTGTCGGTCGATCTCGGATTCATGGACATATCGTTGTATCGCGACGACGTCCATTCCAAGCTCGACCAACCGGTCATCCAGCGTACCGATATTCTTTTTCCCGTCAAGGACCGCAACGTCATTCTTGTCGATGACGTCCTGTTCACGGGGCGTACGATCCGCGCCGCACTCGACCAGATTGTCGACTTCGGCCGACCGCGGACCATCCAGCTCGCCGTCCTCGTCGACCGCGGTCACCGCGAGCTGCCGATCAAGGCGGACTATGTCGGCATCAACGTGCCGACTCGCAAAACAGACCAGGTGGTCGTCGAAGTCTCCGAAAAGGACGGTGTCGACCGCGTCTCGGTTCATCCCAATCACGACGGCAAAGGTCGGCGGTCTGAGACCGGGGGAGGGGCACGATGA
- a CDS encoding aspartate carbamoyltransferase catalytic subunit yields MSKLASRHLLGLEGVSADDISLILDTTHTFREVLDRPIKKLPTLRGLTVLNLFYEPSTRTRISFELAEKRLSADTVSFTTATSSVKKGESLRDTVQNIEAMKIDMIVVRHSSAGTPYYLTQCSDANVINAGDGSHEHPTQALLDMYTIRKKYGKLAGLRVVLVGDVKHSRVIRSNIWGLKALGASVALCGPSTLLPAEVERYGCDIYTSLDEALDGADVVNIMRLQLERQQAGLFPSQREYTNLFGITRERLKRLNKNYTIMHPGPMNRGVEISSEVADGDSSVILDQVTNGQAVRMAVLYLLSGPEAEGPQA; encoded by the coding sequence ATGAGCAAGCTTGCGTCGCGCCACCTGCTCGGCCTCGAGGGCGTCTCGGCCGATGACATCAGCCTGATCCTGGACACCACCCACACCTTCCGTGAGGTGCTCGATCGTCCGATCAAAAAGCTGCCCACCCTGCGCGGCTTGACGGTCCTGAATCTCTTCTACGAACCGTCGACCCGCACCCGCATCTCCTTTGAACTGGCGGAGAAACGGCTTTCCGCCGACACGGTCAGCTTCACGACCGCCACCTCATCGGTGAAAAAGGGCGAATCGCTCCGCGATACCGTTCAGAACATCGAGGCGATGAAAATCGACATGATCGTCGTGCGGCACAGCTCCGCGGGTACGCCATACTATCTGACGCAGTGTTCGGACGCCAACGTCATCAATGCGGGGGACGGTTCGCACGAACATCCAACCCAGGCTCTGCTTGACATGTATACGATCCGCAAGAAGTACGGCAAGCTGGCAGGGCTGCGGGTGGTGCTGGTCGGCGACGTCAAGCACTCCCGCGTGATTCGCTCCAACATCTGGGGCCTGAAAGCGCTCGGTGCCTCGGTGGCCCTGTGCGGACCGTCGACGCTTCTCCCCGCGGAGGTCGAGCGGTATGGATGTGATATCTACACCAGCCTTGACGAAGCGCTCGACGGCGCGGATGTGGTGAACATCATGCGCCTGCAGCTGGAGCGGCAGCAGGCGGGTCTGTTCCCGTCGCAGCGCGAGTATACGAATCTGTTCGGTATCACCAGAGAGCGGCTGAAGCGGCTCAATAAGAACTACACGATAATGCATCCCGGCCCCATGAATCGCGGTGTTGAAATCTCGTCGGAAGTCGCCGACGGCGACAGCTCCGTCATCCTCGACCAGGTTACCAACGGACAGGCGGTCCGCATGGCGGTGCTGTATCTTCTCTCGGGTCCGGAAGCGGAGGGTCCCCAGGCATGA
- a CDS encoding dihydroorotase, with the protein MSNAPFDMIISGGRVIDPALGFGKDAHVLIKDGRIAGIENDIQKLGDSTGATVIDASGMLVVPGLIDVHVHLREPGREDEETVESGCRAAAAGGFTAVCCMPNTTPRIDNQETVLFVQDRAKNADARVYVVGAITKGSEGKELSEIGDLVKVGAVAITDDGRWVENSEIMRRAMEYSKMFNIPVMDHAEESTLCAGGIMNESFESTRLGLRGRPAVAEEIAVMRDIALCRTTGARLHIQHLSTRRAVDVVRAAKAEGIRVTTEACPHHFVLTDEAIAKEFNTCLRVNPPLRTANDREAIIEGLIDGTIDCIASDHAPHAEEEKDCEFDLAPAGMIGLETTLGLVKTYLIDKGYLTWADAIAKMTINPARVFGLPGGTLKTGSPADITIIDPDAPWTVDKKRFRSMSHNSPFIGWKLQGQVFRTILGGRVVFAREE; encoded by the coding sequence ATGAGTAACGCACCGTTTGATATGATAATCTCCGGCGGCCGGGTGATCGACCCGGCGCTGGGATTCGGTAAAGACGCCCACGTCCTCATAAAAGACGGCAGAATCGCCGGTATCGAGAACGACATCCAGAAGCTCGGCGATTCGACCGGCGCCACCGTGATTGACGCGTCGGGTATGCTTGTCGTTCCGGGACTGATCGATGTCCACGTCCATTTGCGCGAGCCCGGTCGCGAAGACGAGGAAACGGTTGAATCCGGCTGTCGGGCCGCTGCCGCCGGTGGATTCACCGCGGTGTGCTGCATGCCCAATACCACCCCGCGCATCGACAATCAGGAGACCGTTCTGTTCGTCCAGGACCGCGCGAAAAACGCCGACGCGCGCGTGTATGTGGTCGGCGCGATTACCAAAGGCAGCGAAGGCAAGGAGCTCTCCGAGATCGGTGATCTGGTGAAAGTGGGCGCGGTTGCCATCACCGACGACGGCCGGTGGGTGGAAAACTCCGAAATCATGCGCCGGGCCATGGAATATTCCAAGATGTTTAACATCCCGGTCATGGACCATGCCGAAGAGTCGACGCTCTGCGCGGGTGGCATCATGAACGAATCATTTGAATCGACCCGCCTGGGCCTTCGCGGCCGCCCCGCCGTGGCCGAAGAGATCGCCGTTATGCGCGATATCGCGCTGTGTCGTACGACCGGCGCCCGGCTGCATATTCAGCACCTGTCGACCAGGCGCGCCGTCGATGTGGTCCGCGCCGCCAAGGCCGAAGGAATCCGCGTCACGACCGAAGCGTGCCCCCATCACTTTGTCCTCACCGACGAAGCGATCGCAAAGGAGTTCAACACCTGCCTGCGCGTCAATCCGCCGCTGCGTACGGCCAACGACCGCGAGGCTATTATCGAGGGGCTGATCGACGGCACCATCGACTGTATCGCCTCGGATCACGCCCCGCACGCGGAAGAGGAAAAGGACTGCGAATTCGATCTTGCCCCGGCCGGCATGATCGGGCTGGAAACGACGCTCGGCCTGGTCAAAACGTATCTCATCGACAAAGGATACCTGACCTGGGCCGACGCTATCGCGAAAATGACGATCAACCCGGCGCGCGTGTTCGGGCTGCCGGGGGGAACGCTCAAAACCGGCTCGCCCGCGGATATCACGATTATCGATCCTGACGCGCCGTGGACGGTGGACAAAAAGAGATTCCGCTCGATGTCTCACAATTCGCCGTTTATCGGATGGAAGCTGCAGGGACAGGTCTTCCGGACCATTCTCGGCGGGCGAGTCGTGTTCGCGAGAGAAGAATAG